The Calditrichota bacterium genome contains a region encoding:
- a CDS encoding HPr family phosphocarrier protein, translating into MIVKQFTIKNQLGLHARPAALFVKTAGKFKSQVYVSKNEDGREVNGKSIMGVMTLAAEMGSTITVRVDGVDEQEAMAALEELITVRTFDEQ; encoded by the coding sequence ATGATTGTCAAGCAGTTCACAATAAAAAACCAGTTGGGGCTGCACGCGCGGCCGGCGGCGCTGTTTGTCAAAACCGCAGGCAAGTTCAAGTCGCAGGTCTATGTGTCCAAGAACGAGGACGGCCGTGAGGTCAACGGCAAGAGCATCATGGGCGTAATGACCCTGGCGGCGGAGATGGGCAGCACCATCACGGTCCGGGTCGATGGAGTTGACGAGCAAGAAGCGATGGCCGCACTGGAGGAACTGATAACAGTGCGTACCTTCGATGAACAGTAG